From Candidatus Polarisedimenticolaceae bacterium:
CGGGAATCTCCAGCTCGTACCTTCGAATTGACAAGTACCTCCCGCGCCTCGATCCGGCAGTCGACCTCGCGCTGACGCCTGCGTCACGGCCCCGCACCTTCTAGTCTCAATTGCTCAGTCAGTAGCAGCGCCATCGTCGCGTTTGGCATAGGACTGCGATTTCCGCTGGCGATCGAAGACGCTTGACGTACGCTTCCGAACATGGCTGTGCGCGAGCCGCGTTCCGATTCTCCCTCCCTCAGCACGGACGGAATCGCGACCTGTCACGAACACCTGCGATGATGAGTGCCAGGGCGGCGGCAATCCGGGGACGCTCTGCAACTACGGTTCGTACCAGTGCAACGGGATCTGCGACGGCATCGCCGGGCAGATCTGCACCGGCCCGGGTCAATGCGGCTCACGCTGCACGGGCGGCCCGAACAACGGCCAGGCTTGCCAGTCCGAGGGTACATGCCCGGACGCCTGCGTCGGCGGGTTCAACAACGGACAGACGTGCACGCTTCCGAGTCAGTGCCCCAGCGCCTGCGTCGGCGGCAAGGATAATGGCCATCAGTGTACCTACCCCCAAGACTGCCACAGCGTGTGCTACCTGAACCAAGTGATTCCGTGCTCCGCACCGTACGACTGCCCCGGTGCCGGCAACTACTGCATGACGAGCACCTGCACGAACACGGGTACGTGCGTCAACTCCACGTGCGACCCGGTGCAATGCGTCTTGGGAACTTGCAACGTGGGGACCTGCCCACCCTACCCACAGTGCCAGCCGCAGCCGACGTGCGATACGCCCTCGACGTGCCTGCACTCGACATGCCAGCCCGGAGCGATGGGTCCGCGGTACTTGCAGTCGGTCACGGTGGCGTGGGTGAACGGCACGGCGACGTACGGGTACAACGTCGACACCACCTCGTACACAGACCCGGTCCTGCGCAGCGCCAGCGTCCCGACCGGCGAGACCACCAGCTACGAGTACGCACCGGCGAGCGGTGAGCCGAGCTACGACCTGGAGCTCAAGCAGCTCACGCTTCCGACCGGAAGCTCGATCGCGTACACCTACCAGGACCACCAGTTCTACTACCCGCTTCGCAACACGGGCCAGGGGGTCGAATGCACACGCGTCGTGACGACGAAGTCGGTGGGTTCGGACACCTGGTCGTTCACCTGGCCGTCGGGCCAGCCGACCGACCGCACGAGCGTCGTCACGGACCCCGAAGGAGCGATGCACAAGTACACGTACACCCGCTACGCGAACACCGGCACGGACCGGATCTGGAAAGCGGGCCTGCTCGAGAAGACGGAGCTCGTCGACGGCGGGACGACCCTCGTCGAAGACGATTACACCTATACACCGCAGATCATCTCGAACGACAACGTCTCGGAGAAATCGGGGTACACCGAGAAGGCGCAGGTCGGGCTGCTGACCCAGCGGCAGACAATCCGAAATCCCAATAACAAGACCAGCAAGGTCACTTTCGGAACGTACGACAAGTACGGCAACCCCGGCTGGAAGCAGGAATACGGTTACGACGGCGCGCTATATCGAAAGACGACCTTCAATTACGCCCACTCGAACGCGACCTTCGAAAACGCACACATCGTCGATCGCCCGACGATGATCCGCACCGACGACGCCAGCGGCGTGAAATCAGCGGAGACCGACAACGTCTATGACACGGCGACGGGTGGCGGGACCGCCTTCGGGAACGTCCACACCTCCACCGTTTGGACGAGCGCAAACAACATCGTGACGACGTTCACGTACGACGCCTACGGAGACCTGACCCAGCGCCAGGTCTCGGGCGGCGGCGTGACGCGCACGACCGGATACACCTTTACGCGAGGCACTCTGGACAATCTCGTCGAGGGCGGCCGCACGATCTTCGACCGGACGATCGACCTGAACTCGTCGCTCGTCACCTCGGAGCAGAACGCCAACGGCGGGACGACGTACTTCACGTATGACGATTGGTCCCGCCTGACCGTGATCGCCCCGCCCTCCGATCCGCAGACGACGATCAGCTACTCTGCGACGAACATCACGGTCAATCGCGGCGTTGCGCAGTCGACGTACGACTACGACGGCTTCGGGCGGCTGCTTCGGTCGGGCACCCTCGTGGGTGGCGGCGTTTTCAACTACGACGCCGTGGACTACGACTCGCGCGGCGACGTGCTGCGCAAGTACGAGCCGTCGCACTCGCCGGCATCTCCTGCATACACGGGGTTCAGTCGCGACGCGTTGGGGCGTCCGCTGACCGCCTCGAACCTCGATGGGACGACGACCTTCACGTACACCGGCGACACCGCGACGATCAACGACGGCATCTCGCAACGGGTCGTCACATACGACGCCTTCGGACGGATCATCCAGGTCAACGAGGGGAGCTACGGCACGCAGTACGAGTACGACGTCCTCGATCACCTGACCAAAGTGCGCAGTTTGAACGGCCTAGGCGATCGTGTCTTCACCTGGACCGCTGCGGGCTCGCTTCTTTCCGAGAACCATCCCGAGACCGGGCTCATCCAGTACGGGATCAACGGCGTCGGCGAGCGATCGTCGAAGACGACCTCCGACGGCCAGATTGAGTCCTACACGCTCGACGCCGAGGGCCGGGTCACGGCGATCGACCGTCCCGGCGCCGACAACGACGTCCAGCTCTACTACGACGGCAACCCCGTGCCGAACCACCCGGCCGGCTACGTCTACCCGTCCGGGTTCCTGACGGGGATGTCCGACGCGAGCGGGACGACCGTGTGGCCGACGCGAGACATCAACGGCCGCGTGCTCACGATGGAGAACAAGCGGTCGGGGATCGTGTACGCATCGTCGATGCAGTACGACTCTCAGGGGAATCTGTCCCGCGTCGACTATCCCCACACCGGCGGAACGTCCCGCAGCGTGGTCGTGTACACGAACAACGAAGCCGGTCAGGTCAAGACTGTCACGCTGAACGGCCAGACGATCGTGAGCAACGTCCAGTACAACCCACGCCTGACGCCGGACAAGTTCGTCTACGGCAACGGCGTCACCGTGAACATCCCGACCTCGGAATACGAGCTGAATCGACCGACCGCGATCACGACGTCGGGCGCGAAGGACACCGACGGCTCATCGGCCGACGAGTCGTTGACCTTCAGCTATAACACGCGGGGCCAGGTGAGCAGCATCCTGCGGAACGGCTTCAACGAAACGTACGGCTATGAAGGCGACCGTGGCTTCCTGACCTCGGCGAGCTACTGGAACGGCACGGTCAACTACGGCTACGACCCCAACGGCAATATGACCAGCCGCCAGAGCGCGGCCTTCACCCAGCTCAACTTCAACGTGGGCTACGCGAACAACCGCATCGCCGGTTGCGGGTACTCGCCCTCCGGCTACATGCAGACCTGCGGCGGCCACACCTACACCTATTTCAGCAACGGCAAGCTCAAGGGTGCGGACGCCGCGGTCGACTACCAGTACGACGGCAAGGACCGACTGAGCCGCACGCACATCGTCTCGTCTAACACCGCCCTCGCCGACATGTACGTCGAGCCCCTGGGCCGCCTGTCGCGCTTCGAGGCCGTGGGAGGCGCGAGCCTGTCTCCATCCATGGACTGGATCTACGCCGCCGGGCAGGTGATCGCCTCGGTCGACTACGACGCGCCGTGCGCCTGCCAGCCCAAGACGTGCGCATCCGAAAACGTCACGTGCGGGACGATCAGCGACGGCTGCGGCGGCTCGGTCTACTGCGGCGCATGCGGTGGAGGCGGGGGCTGCACGATCGGTGGCGGCAACAACGGGTTCGGATCGTCGGGCTCGGCGGTCTTCCAGCGGCAGGATCAAGGACAGCAGCTCGGAGGCTCTGGGCCGAGCTTCTGCAACAACACGAACCTGGCCGTCACCTATTTCACGTCGGTCTCGTTCTCCTCGGGCCAGGTTTTCCCGCTGTCCCTCCCCGCGCAGGACACCGTTCCCTCCCACGTCTTCTACACGATGCCGCTCATGTTCGACTCGCGGGCGCTCGCGCCCGGCCTCTATCACGCCGCGATCACGATCACGACGTCGCTCGGCGGCGCCGCCCTCCAGATCCCCGTCACCTTGCAAGTCGACGCTGCACCGCCTCCGCAAGACTCGACGAGCGTGACCGGCCAACTCCGCTGGTACGTCGCCGACCACCGCGGCAGCACCAACATGGTCCTGGACTCCGCCGGCAAGGTCGTCGCGAAGTACGAGTACTTCCCGTTCGGCGAGCAGCGGGTCGGCTCGGCATGCGCGCGGAATGAGGGCCTCTATCAGGGAAGCCTGAGGGACCAGACCGCCAACCTCTTCGACTTCGGTGCGCGACACGACACGCCGCAATACGACCGGTTCATGGTGCCGGATGTCGCATGGCCAGATCTGGAAAGGCCATCAGAGTGGAACCGTTATCTCTACGCTTCGAATGATCCTGTAAATCTGATTGACATTTTTGGGCGGCGTGCGGTCATGGTGTGGTCAAGGAATGACCTTGATCGGAAGATCAACTGGGGTCCAATCGACACGGTAAAAGAGGAACTGTCGATCGCCGCAATTAATCCAACGTTGCCGGCAAACGCGCAGATTGGGGCGAGGGTCCTGGGGTCGCTGCTCAATTCGCTATTTCCACCGACGATGCGAGACGCACTAACTGGATTCGATCCCGCTATGATGGCAGTTCCACTGGGGGGCCTCGTTGACGGGGCTGGCGAACTCGGTCTCAAAGCTGCGCGGAGCGCGTCGGAAGAAATTGGCACCACGGGATTGAGGGAACTCAGCTTCGCGCAAACGACAGAAGCAGGTCAGGCGCTTGCACAGGTGCAACTGAACCGATTGGCCGGTAACGCCTTCAGAGACCAGATCGCCAACTCGCTCCGAGCGGAGGGCCGTGAAGTAGTGACGGAGGTGTACAAGAACACACCGTTCGGGAAGCGCTTCATCGACATCGAGGTGTCGCTGGATGGGAAGGTACTTGGGGGGATCGAGACAAAGTTAGGTAATTCTCCTTACACAGCAGCGCAGCGCGCGAAGGACGCGTGGTTGTTGCTGGTGGAGCACTATCAAGTCACAGTGGTGCGAGGCCCGTAGTGCAGAGCAGTGGCGTATTCAAATCGTCCCTCCCGCTTGTGCGGCGAGGATTGAGAGGCATGGGGTTCTCGCACAGGGGAACGACGTTTTTCCGCAAGCATGACGATGGGAATACGTTACTGCTCTCGCTACAAAAGAGCACAAAATCACTTGCTTCTGAGACGCTTGTGACAATCAATTATGGGGTCTACAGTGCGAGAGTAGGTGGAAGGGTCAAAGGGTCAATTCAACCCGCGCCCGACATCTGGGAGGCGCACTGGCGAAGACGCTTGAGCGAAGGCAAATCGGAAAAATGGTTGCGCATTGAGTCGGCGGCCACTCCCGAGGAGGTCGCCGGCATACTATTGGAAGCAGCGGCCGGGGTGCTTTTCGAGCTTGAACAGCGATCGTCGGATGAGGAACTTCGTGACGAATGGTTAGTGGGAACCTCGCCCGGGTTGACAGAGATGCAACGATTAGTCTATCTCGCGATTCTAGTCAGCGAAATTGGACCGGTTGATCGACTCGACGATGTGTGGTGTCAAGTAAGAAGCAACACTCACCGCGACGCGATAGAGCGTCAACTCGCGGAACTTGGAATTCGACTCAGCGCGTGAGGAACGTCGTCAGTCAGCTCACTGGTCGGTGGCGGACGGACCCGAAAGATGCGTGGTCCCTGCGTGAGTTCGGCGACGTATCCCTCGAGTTCGACGGCGCGGGCAATCTCGTGTATGCAATTCACCTCTCAACCAAGAAGCAACTCATCCATCTCACGTACCGCGTCGAAGGGTCCTGTCTGGTGACCAACCAACCATCGTCGCCGCGGGAAGATAGGGTAAAGTTCACTATCATCGGAGACGATCGGCTTGTCCTAGAGAATCCAGCAGCTTTGCCGGCAACTACCTATATACGTGTGAAAGCTTAGCTGTTGTCCCGGACCACCGATCTTTCTTCCAGAAAGCAGCGCGATCTGGACGGGCGGGAGTTCGTCGACCTCGCTTCGCCTTCGCGTCACCCGTTGGTTTGACGTCGCTATCTGCGCCAGTTCGACCACTCAGTCGATCATCGCAGACACGAGTCAGGTTGCGAGCTCTCCTCAGATGCCTTCTGGCCGACGCCAACGAGAGTTCGTCATGACTAGCGCCGTGGTCCGGCGTATTGATTTGCGGAGTTGGCTCGCCGGCTGTTAACCAGCGCGCGAGAGTTTCGAAATGCCTGTCGCTTGGGGAGCCAGCCCCCTCGAAATCAAAACGCGGCGCGCCCCACCTCCTCGCTCGCACCGGCTTGGCGGAACAGCAGTCGTCAAGTCCATCGTCGGCAGCGAGTTGGGTTGCGGGGCTGCGACGCGACGCAGCGGAACCTGGAAGGGAGGGCCCCTTCGGGCCCTCCCCGGAAGCGCGAGCTAGTTGTAGATCTGACAGATCGGCGGGTAGTCGGGCGCATCGGCGCACTTGTAGAAGCACGCCGCCTGCGCATCGCAGATGTTGGCGAACTGGTGCGCTTCGAGCGGAACGTTGCAGCAGTTGACGGCCGGAGATTCGGGCGTGCAGTCGGTCCGACCGAGGCACGTCGCGTCGGCCTTCGGCACGACCTTGGAAGTCAGGGCATCGAGTGACATCAGACAGATCGCCGCGATCCCGAAGACCAGCAAGACCTTCTGCACTCTGACCCGGATTCGATTGGACATGTCTGCCTCCGCTGCTTCGCATCCACGCGCGACAACCATTGCGGCGCGATTGGCGAACCGTGACGCGTGTCGGAGGTCAATGCCGAAAGCTGGAAACTGGCGCTGTCGTCCGTGACCTCACGACAGCACGTCCACCCGCGTGCTGGCGCGACCATAACACGTCGTTGCTCGTCAGCATCATGTCGATTGCGTGACAGGAACGGCCGCCACCTACTGAGTGCCCACCCGCGCTCGGGGGTGGTTTGGGGGAAGCACCGATGGTGAGCGGGCGCTCGTTGGCGATTGAATACTCCGACGGCACGCGCGCGGCAACCGTCCCGTCGCAATTGCGTTGCACCGCTGCAACACGCCTCTCGGCTCCTGACATCTCCGCTCCGCAGGATTCGTCGTCGGGCGATTGGGTAACCAACTTGCCCCCGTAGACCTCAGCGCAAGAACGGTCACGACGGAGGCGCGGATGTCGGCACTCGATCCGCGGCCACCGACGCCGGAGCGCTCCACCTTCGTCGTTCTTGACAGTCCAGTCATCGCTTCCCGTTTGCTCACGATGCCGCGTTCCTGAAGGGCTCTCCTGCTCGCTCAATCACGAGCGGAGGCGGACCTCGGGTTACCATTCAGCGCAAGTTGGTACTCCGACGATCGTTGAGCGGGAGAGTTGATGGGCGCGCGGTCGGTAGAACTCGATCGGGAGCGGGATAGCCTTCGTCTCCAGAACTTGTGCCTCAGGAGGCGAGTCGTCACACCATGAATCTCGATCCGGCTTGGCTGTTCCTTTCGTTGATCATCGGCGTCATCGGACTCGCCCTGTTTCTGTACGGGAAGCGAGAGGCCCGATGGCCGCAAATCGTGGTTGGCTTGCTCTACATGGTTTACCCGTACTTTACGGCGAGCGTGACGTCGCTTCTGATCGTCGGCGTCCTTCTTGCCGCAGTGCTTTGGTACCTGCTGCGAACCGGGCGGTGACTGTAGCCGGTACAATCTCGAAGCGCGTGCTA
This genomic window contains:
- a CDS encoding RHS repeat-associated core domain-containing protein, producing the protein MGPRYLQSVTVAWVNGTATYGYNVDTTSYTDPVLRSASVPTGETTSYEYAPASGEPSYDLELKQLTLPTGSSIAYTYQDHQFYYPLRNTGQGVECTRVVTTKSVGSDTWSFTWPSGQPTDRTSVVTDPEGAMHKYTYTRYANTGTDRIWKAGLLEKTELVDGGTTLVEDDYTYTPQIISNDNVSEKSGYTEKAQVGLLTQRQTIRNPNNKTSKVTFGTYDKYGNPGWKQEYGYDGALYRKTTFNYAHSNATFENAHIVDRPTMIRTDDASGVKSAETDNVYDTATGGGTAFGNVHTSTVWTSANNIVTTFTYDAYGDLTQRQVSGGGVTRTTGYTFTRGTLDNLVEGGRTIFDRTIDLNSSLVTSEQNANGGTTYFTYDDWSRLTVIAPPSDPQTTISYSATNITVNRGVAQSTYDYDGFGRLLRSGTLVGGGVFNYDAVDYDSRGDVLRKYEPSHSPASPAYTGFSRDALGRPLTASNLDGTTTFTYTGDTATINDGISQRVVTYDAFGRIIQVNEGSYGTQYEYDVLDHLTKVRSLNGLGDRVFTWTAAGSLLSENHPETGLIQYGINGVGERSSKTTSDGQIESYTLDAEGRVTAIDRPGADNDVQLYYDGNPVPNHPAGYVYPSGFLTGMSDASGTTVWPTRDINGRVLTMENKRSGIVYASSMQYDSQGNLSRVDYPHTGGTSRSVVVYTNNEAGQVKTVTLNGQTIVSNVQYNPRLTPDKFVYGNGVTVNIPTSEYELNRPTAITTSGAKDTDGSSADESLTFSYNTRGQVSSILRNGFNETYGYEGDRGFLTSASYWNGTVNYGYDPNGNMTSRQSAAFTQLNFNVGYANNRIAGCGYSPSGYMQTCGGHTYTYFSNGKLKGADAAVDYQYDGKDRLSRTHIVSSNTALADMYVEPLGRLSRFEAVGGASLSPSMDWIYAAGQVIASVDYDAPCACQPKTCASENVTCGTISDGCGGSVYCGACGGGGGCTIGGGNNGFGSSGSAVFQRQDQGQQLGGSGPSFCNNTNLAVTYFTSVSFSSGQVFPLSLPAQDTVPSHVFYTMPLMFDSRALAPGLYHAAITITTSLGGAALQIPVTLQVDAAPPPQDSTSVTGQLRWYVADHRGSTNMVLDSAGKVVAKYEYFPFGEQRVGSACARNEGLYQGSLRDQTANLFDFGARHDTPQYDRFMVPDVAWPDLERPSEWNRYLYASNDPVNLIDIFGRRAVMVWSRNDLDRKINWGPIDTVKEELSIAAINPTLPANAQIGARVLGSLLNSLFPPTMRDALTGFDPAMMAVPLGGLVDGAGELGLKAARSASEEIGTTGLRELSFAQTTEAGQALAQVQLNRLAGNAFRDQIANSLRAEGREVVTEVYKNTPFGKRFIDIEVSLDGKVLGGIETKLGNSPYTAAQRAKDAWLLLVEHYQVTVVRGP
- a CDS encoding DUF4304 domain-containing protein: MGFSHRGTTFFRKHDDGNTLLLSLQKSTKSLASETLVTINYGVYSARVGGRVKGSIQPAPDIWEAHWRRRLSEGKSEKWLRIESAATPEEVAGILLEAAAGVLFELEQRSSDEELRDEWLVGTSPGLTEMQRLVYLAILVSEIGPVDRLDDVWCQVRSNTHRDAIERQLAELGIRLSA